A section of the Paenibacillus aurantius genome encodes:
- a CDS encoding HupE/UreJ family protein, which translates to MRVEWSSFWDYVNLGVEHIWTGYDHLLFLLAVMIGTGKPAHYIQILTAFTIGHSLTLALASLDLVSLPSSIIEPLIALSIVVVSLESLFRPALAGRWRLTLPFGLIHGFGFAGVLQGFTSSNFALALFSFNLGVEIGQLAVLLIILPVLHYLLRQTTRKEWFKHALALVTGIFGLVWLVERTIF; encoded by the coding sequence ATGAGGGTGGAGTGGAGCAGCTTCTGGGATTACGTGAATCTGGGAGTGGAGCATATCTGGACGGGATATGATCATCTCCTGTTTCTGCTTGCCGTGATGATCGGGACGGGGAAGCCGGCGCATTATATCCAAATTCTTACTGCGTTTACGATCGGGCATAGCCTAACCTTGGCACTGGCTTCCCTGGATCTTGTTTCGCTGCCATCCTCTATCATCGAGCCTCTTATCGCGCTGAGCATCGTAGTTGTCTCGTTAGAGAGCCTGTTTCGTCCAGCCCTCGCCGGCCGATGGCGTCTTACCTTGCCGTTCGGGCTTATTCATGGGTTTGGCTTCGCCGGGGTGCTGCAAGGCTTCACTTCCTCAAATTTCGCGCTTGCTCTGTTTTCCTTCAACTTAGGCGTGGAAATCGGCCAGCTGGCGGTTCTCCTGATCATCCTTCCGGTGCTGCACTATTTGCTTAGGCAAACGACCCGAAAAGAATGGTTCAAGCATGCACTGGCTTTGGTAACAGGAATTTTCGGTCTGGTCTGGCTTGTAGAGCGTACGATCTTCTAA